A portion of the Chloroflexota bacterium genome contains these proteins:
- the efp gene encoding elongation factor P produces the protein MISTGDLKKGVIIEMDNQLFSILDYQHQKIGRGSAQVRMRLRNVRTGSISDTTVQAGTKFPRVRLEQRQMQYLYQEDANYIFMDQESYDQIGLTAAQLGDTVSYLKDNMIITVSFYESEPVDVEPPINVELVIVETDPGFRGDTASGGTKPAKTETGLVVQVPLFVNQGETIRVDTRTGAYLERV, from the coding sequence ATGATTTCTACTGGCGATCTGAAGAAGGGCGTCATCATCGAGATGGACAACCAGCTCTTCTCGATCCTGGACTATCAGCACCAGAAGATCGGGCGGGGCAGCGCCCAGGTCCGAATGCGGCTGCGAAACGTCCGCACCGGCTCCATCTCAGACACGACGGTCCAGGCCGGCACCAAGTTTCCGCGCGTGCGCCTGGAGCAGCGCCAGATGCAGTACCTGTACCAGGAAGATGCGAACTACATCTTCATGGATCAGGAGTCGTACGATCAGATCGGGCTGACGGCCGCCCAGCTTGGCGACACGGTCAGCTACCTCAAGGACAACATGATCATCACCGTCTCGTTCTACGAGAGCGAGCCGGTCGACGTCGAGCCGCCGATCAACGTCGAGCTGGTGATCGTGGAGACGGACCCGGGCTTCCGTGGCGACACGGCCAGCGGCGGCACCAAGCCGGCCAAGACCGAGACCGGTCTGGTAGTCCAGGTGCCGCTCTTCGTCAACCAGGGCGAGACGATCCGAGTGGACACCCGCACCGGGGCGTACCTGGAGCGGGTGTAG
- a CDS encoding acetyl-CoA carboxylase, biotin carboxyl carrier protein: MSDKLADQLGELLRLVDGSDVEQLEVEHDGVRFLVRRELTTEAAPVVQPAPARPAPEARPRADSFVITAPVVGVFRRSAGGKGEVILDAGDAVSAGQVVGAVEAMGMLNRVQSERSGVVQEVMVREGQPVEYGQPLLLVRQP; this comes from the coding sequence ATGAGTGACAAACTGGCAGACCAGCTCGGCGAGCTGCTGCGGCTGGTGGACGGCTCGGATGTCGAACAGCTCGAAGTCGAGCATGACGGCGTCCGCTTCCTGGTGCGTCGTGAGCTGACCACGGAGGCCGCGCCCGTCGTCCAGCCTGCGCCCGCCCGTCCCGCGCCCGAGGCTCGCCCGCGCGCCGACTCGTTCGTCATCACCGCGCCCGTCGTCGGCGTGTTTCGACGCAGCGCCGGTGGCAAGGGCGAGGTCATCCTCGACGCCGGCGACGCCGTGTCAGCCGGCCAGGTCGTCGGGGCCGTCGAAGCGATGGGCATGCTCAACCGCGTCCAATCCGAGCGGTCGGGCGTCGTCCAGGAGGTCATGGTTCGCGAAGGGCAGCCCGTCGAGTACGGCCAGCCCCTGCTGCTGGTGCGCCAGCCCTGA
- the xseA gene encoding exodeoxyribonuclease VII large subunit, producing the protein MRVFGVGEVGGYLQQILGADEILADVWVTGEITSLTRASSGHLYFTLRDDEGQIRSVMWRSYAARIAAQPRAGDAVVAHGRVDFYPPGGSLQLVVDLLYPAGVGEAQLRFEALRLKLEEEGLFAEERKRPLPPFPRRIGLITSETGAVYHDVVTVLSRRYPIAQLVFAHSSVQGDRAPLEVVAALKRLAAWRDERGNGVDVVIVARGGGAPEELAIFNDERIARAVFAAPWPVISAVGHETDFTICDFVADHRAPTPSAAAEMASPDLVALRLDLAELALRGRACAEQALETAEVNVRRSRDRLLAHSPLTRIARDRQATLDQADRARLLLEGHLRTLAEQVAGRRLQLAALSPRATLDRGYSIVTTADGSVVRTAAAVSPGDALAIQLADGTLDATANGSRGGPPPRSDAAEQHLPPRQAAHISGSNKAGS; encoded by the coding sequence ATGCGCGTCTTCGGCGTCGGCGAGGTCGGCGGCTATCTCCAGCAGATCCTCGGCGCTGACGAGATCCTGGCGGACGTCTGGGTCACCGGGGAGATCACCAGCCTGACGCGGGCATCCTCCGGCCACCTCTACTTCACCCTGCGGGACGACGAAGGCCAGATCCGCTCGGTGATGTGGCGCAGCTACGCCGCCAGGATCGCGGCGCAGCCCCGCGCGGGCGATGCGGTGGTGGCGCATGGGCGGGTCGATTTTTACCCGCCCGGGGGCAGCCTGCAGCTGGTGGTCGATCTGCTCTACCCGGCCGGCGTCGGCGAGGCCCAGCTTCGGTTCGAGGCGCTGCGGCTCAAGCTCGAAGAGGAAGGGCTGTTCGCCGAGGAGCGCAAGCGCCCGCTGCCGCCGTTCCCGCGCCGGATCGGCTTGATTACCTCGGAGACGGGTGCCGTCTACCACGACGTGGTGACCGTCCTCAGCCGCCGCTACCCGATCGCCCAGCTCGTGTTCGCCCACAGCAGCGTCCAGGGTGACCGCGCGCCGCTGGAGGTCGTGGCGGCGCTCAAGCGGCTGGCCGCCTGGCGCGACGAGCGTGGCAACGGCGTGGACGTGGTCATCGTGGCGCGGGGGGGCGGCGCACCCGAGGAGCTGGCCATCTTCAACGACGAGCGCATCGCGCGGGCCGTCTTCGCCGCGCCGTGGCCGGTGATCTCGGCGGTGGGCCACGAGACGGACTTCACCATCTGTGACTTCGTGGCCGATCACCGCGCCCCGACGCCGTCCGCCGCCGCCGAGATGGCTTCGCCGGACCTCGTGGCGCTGCGCCTCGACCTGGCCGAGCTGGCGCTGCGCGGGCGGGCGTGCGCCGAGCAGGCGCTGGAGACGGCCGAGGTCAACGTTCGGCGCTCGCGCGATCGCCTGCTGGCGCACTCGCCGCTGACCAGGATCGCGCGGGATCGGCAGGCGACGCTCGATCAGGCGGATCGGGCGCGCCTGCTCCTTGAGGGCCACCTGCGAACGCTGGCCGAGCAGGTGGCCGGTCGACGCCTCCAACTGGCCGCGCTCAGCCCACGCGCCACGCTCGACCGGGGGTACAGCATCGTGACCACGGCAGACGGCTCGGTGGTCCGGACTGCCGCGGCCGTCTCCCCTGGCGACGCCCTGGCTATTCAACTCGCGGATGGCACGCTCGACGCCACGGCGAACGGGTCACGCGGCGGCCCCCCACCCCGGTCCGACGCAGCGGAACAGCATCTGCCGCCTCGACAGGCGGCGCACATCTCCGGCTCGAACAAGGCGGGATCATAG
- the xseB gene encoding exodeoxyribonuclease VII small subunit, with protein sequence MAAKKSTPADTPVESNSALDFEQAFSSLQEAIGLLERGGLTLEAAITTFESGMSLANRCAEILDAAELRITRVLESSSIELDEPAF encoded by the coding sequence ATGGCAGCAAAGAAATCGACACCGGCAGACACTCCAGTGGAATCGAACAGCGCCCTCGACTTCGAGCAGGCGTTCAGCAGCCTGCAGGAGGCCATCGGGCTGCTGGAGCGTGGCGGCCTGACGCTTGAGGCCGCCATCACCACATTCGAGAGCGGCATGTCGCTGGCGAACCGCTGCGCCGAGATCCTCGACGCTGCCGAGCTGCGTATCACTCGCGTGCTCGAATCCAGCAGCATCGAGCTTGACGAGCCGGCCTTTTAG
- a CDS encoding divergent PAP2 family protein produces the protein MSQLMTNDALITASLAWFLAQISKLLIVLLRERTVQLSYLTSAGGMPSSHSAVVVALATRIGMDHGVGSPLFAIAFIFAGVVLYDAAGIRRAVSVQARILNRMLEEVLELKRFNERRLLELLGHTPFEVFIGSLLGMLVALTW, from the coding sequence ATGTCGCAGTTGATGACCAACGATGCCCTCATCACCGCCTCGCTGGCGTGGTTCCTGGCGCAGATCTCAAAGCTGCTGATCGTGCTGCTCCGCGAGCGCACCGTTCAGCTCAGCTACCTGACGAGCGCGGGCGGCATGCCCAGCTCGCACTCGGCGGTAGTGGTGGCGCTCGCCACCCGGATCGGCATGGATCACGGCGTCGGCTCGCCCCTGTTCGCCATCGCCTTCATCTTCGCCGGCGTCGTGCTCTACGACGCGGCAGGCATCCGGCGGGCCGTCAGCGTCCAGGCGCGCATCCTGAACCGGATGCTGGAAGAGGTGCTGGAACTCAAGCGCTTCAACGAGCGACGGCTGCTGGAGCTGCTCGGGCACACCCCGTTCGAGGTGTTCATCGGGTCGCTGCTGGGGATGCTGGTCGCGCTGACGTGGTGA
- a CDS encoding class F sortase encodes MSSRVPRRRALARGFVVAGGLAIWLAALPQMVGAQAPGPDAETPLPDPPVPGLPLVTGNDPLTEPSELVVMDPDEDDGTMAAPEPPTPVVLGVTPVKLTIPALGVEAVVEAVGQEADGAMATPTDPDDVAWYAGSPGMGVPGNVVFAAHVNWDNRLRPFGLLHQLEPGDVVQVIDAEGRGFEYVVKSSHWVRAEGAPVEEIFAPTPMPTVTLITCGGEFVASRREYLDRLIVKAVGA; translated from the coding sequence ATGTCGTCGCGCGTTCCTCGCCGCCGGGCGCTCGCCCGGGGGTTTGTCGTGGCCGGCGGTCTCGCCATCTGGCTGGCCGCGTTGCCGCAAATGGTCGGGGCGCAGGCCCCTGGCCCCGACGCCGAGACGCCGCTGCCCGACCCCCCGGTGCCCGGACTCCCGCTGGTGACCGGGAACGATCCGCTGACGGAGCCGTCTGAGCTGGTCGTGATGGACCCGGACGAGGACGACGGCACGATGGCGGCGCCCGAGCCGCCGACGCCGGTGGTGCTCGGGGTGACGCCCGTCAAGCTGACGATTCCGGCGCTCGGGGTTGAGGCCGTCGTCGAAGCGGTCGGCCAGGAAGCGGACGGCGCGATGGCCACCCCTACCGACCCGGACGATGTCGCCTGGTACGCGGGCAGTCCAGGGATGGGCGTGCCAGGCAACGTGGTCTTCGCCGCGCACGTCAACTGGGACAATCGGCTGCGCCCGTTCGGGTTGCTGCATCAGCTTGAGCCGGGCGACGTTGTCCAGGTGATCGACGCCGAGGGACGTGGCTTCGAGTACGTCGTGAAGTCGTCGCACTGGGTGCGGGCTGAGGGGGCGCCGGTCGAGGAGATCTTCGCACCGACCCCGATGCCGACGGTCACGCTGATCACCTGTGGCGGCGAGTTCGTGGCCTCGCGCAGGGAGTACCTGGACCGGCTGATCGTCAAGGCGGTCGGCGCGTAG
- a CDS encoding lactate dehydrogenase → MKLSVVGGAGRVGSTTLFQLVLEGGFQELAVCDIAGEAAAGEALDLRHGLALSHRCDITSGGIEASADSDFIVITAGIPRQPGETRLDLLKKNVDLMKGVLEQVTRHSKNPYIIMVANPVDVLTYQAITTTGLPAGKVIGTGTLLDTTRFRSLLAERLGGVTPDQVYVYMLGEHGDSQAPVTSIGTVAGMPLRQYPGFSEQALAEVIEGTRFGGAEVIKRKRGTFYAVAPMIVQLIRSIRLDEKRILPVSVRMDGSYLGIKDVALSIPWVIGKDGPETPIHLPLDESEQKALLESARILRGALDEVGLK, encoded by the coding sequence ATGAAGCTGAGCGTGGTCGGTGGAGCGGGCCGGGTTGGCTCAACCACCCTGTTCCAGCTCGTTCTCGAAGGCGGCTTTCAAGAACTTGCGGTGTGCGATATCGCCGGTGAGGCCGCCGCCGGCGAGGCCCTTGACCTCCGCCATGGCCTTGCCCTCTCCCACCGTTGCGACATTACGTCCGGCGGCATCGAGGCCAGCGCCGATTCAGACTTTATTGTGATTACGGCGGGCATTCCACGGCAACCGGGCGAAACCCGGCTCGACCTATTGAAAAAGAATGTCGATCTGATGAAGGGCGTGCTCGAGCAGGTCACCAGGCACAGTAAGAACCCCTACATCATTATGGTGGCCAACCCGGTCGACGTGCTGACCTATCAGGCGATCACCACCACCGGCCTGCCGGCCGGCAAGGTCATCGGCACGGGCACCCTGCTCGACACCACCCGCTTCCGCTCCCTGCTGGCCGAGCGCCTGGGCGGCGTCACGCCGGACCAGGTCTACGTCTACATGCTGGGCGAGCACGGCGACAGCCAGGCTCCGGTCACCAGCATCGGCACCGTCGCCGGTATGCCGCTGCGGCAGTACCCGGGCTTCAGCGAGCAGGCGCTGGCCGAGGTCATCGAGGGCACCCGCTTCGGCGGCGCTGAGGTCATCAAGCGGAAGCGCGGCACGTTCTACGCCGTGGCCCCGATGATCGTGCAGTTGATTCGCTCGATCCGCCTGGACGAGAAGCGCATCCTGCCGGTCTCCGTCCGCATGGACGGCAGCTACCTCGGCATCAAGGACGTGGCGCTGTCGATCCCCTGGGTCATCGGCAAGGACGGTCCCGAGACGCCAATCCATCTTCCGCTCGACGAGAGCGAGCAGAAGGCGCTCCTCGAATCAGCCCGCATCCTGCGAGGCGCCCTGGACGAGGTCGGGCTGAAGTAG